The Caulobacter sp. 73W region TATTAGATGCGAATGATAATCACTTGGTTGGGTCTCGCGTCCTTTGTACGTCTGCAACTGCAACGGCATCCGTGAACGTCAGGTCCGCGCGGCGATCGACGCCGGCGCGTCCCGTCCGGCTGAAATCTTCCGCGCGCACCAGTGCCAGGCCCAGTGCGCCAAGTGTGTCTGCGAGATGCGCCAGATGATCGAAGAATCCCGCCAGGCCCTGCGTTTCGCGGCCGAATAGAGCGGGTTTTCAGCAAC contains the following coding sequences:
- a CDS encoding bacterioferritin-associated ferredoxin, with amino-acid sequence MYVCNCNGIRERQVRAAIDAGASRPAEIFRAHQCQAQCAKCVCEMRQMIEESRQALRFAAE